A window of the Drosophila simulans strain w501 chromosome 2L, Prin_Dsim_3.1, whole genome shotgun sequence genome harbors these coding sequences:
- the LOC27208661 gene encoding uncharacterized protein LOC27208661, whose translation MSPITRKRLLPLDEESQHIGPTNRCGSNCIKKKLTKLSLQSIPGVDSISQKRSFPWEDNSLDIFPAKRLRNHIIKKNLTIISEPEVPKEFLMGLPVLLDSDYSDSEECRPKSEKQMAKPETEDDRNLFTYQQLKSMCWEMMKQCEDGVVLEYEIALTQKMAEQYDTFIKFNHDQLQRECEHGASYLS comes from the coding sequence atgagTCCCATAACGCGAAAGCGTTTACTGCCTTTGGATGAGGAATCTCAGCATATCGGTCCGACAAATCGATGTGGGAGCAACTGCATCAAAAAGAAGTTAACAAAATTGTCCCTCCAAAGTATTCCAGGCGTCGATAGCATTTCGCAGAAGCGATCGTTTCCTTGGGAGGACAACTCGCTTGATATATTTCCCGCAAAGCGATTACGAAATCATATCATAAAAAAGAATTTGACAATTATTAGCGAACCAGAGGTCCCGAAAGAGTTTTTGATGGGATTGCCAGTATTACTTGATAGTGACTATAGTGATTCGGAGGAATGTCGCCCAAAATCGGAGAAACAGATGGCCAAACCGGAAACTGAAGATGACCGAAATCTGTTTACCTATcagcaattaaaatcaatgtGCTGGGAAATGATGAAACAATGCGAAGATGGTGTAGTGCTGGAATATGAAATAGCATTGACTCAAAAAATGGCAGAGCAGTATGATACATTTATCAAGTTCAACCACGACCAATTGCAGCGAGAATGTGAACATGGGGCTAGTTATTTGTCTTAG
- the LOC6732636 gene encoding putative neural-cadherin 2 isoform X2: MVDPLKIFWVLTNSTYLVTKFVRIGIADKNDSPPYFDRFLYETEIDENADLQSTVLTVNAKDHNESTNIRYQITGGNIGNAFAVQNTTGVIYVASPLDYETRPRYELRLEATRNRKNNYTTVVINVRDVNDNPPVFDRQTYRTQITEEDDRNLPKRILQVTATDGDVDRPINIVYFLTGQGIDPDNPANSKFDINRTTGDIFVLKPLDRDQPNGRPQWRFTVFAQDEGGEGLVGYADIQVNLKDINDNAPQFPQGIYFGNVTENGTAGSSVMTMAAVDYDDPNESTNAKLIYSIEKNVIEEETGAPIFEIEPETGLIKTAVCCLDRERTPDYSIQVVAMDGGGLKGTGTASIRVKDLNDMPPQFTKDEWVTEVDETNGTYIPETPILTVTVQDEDETNTFQYKVVPNSGFGADKFAMVRNGDGTGSLKIIQPLDYEDPLQSSGFRFRIQVNDKGDDGPGGSDKYHVAYSWVVVKLRDINDNVPKFDREHIEVSIYEDTKVGTILEQFKATDADQGGHSKVAYKIVRSTNRKRQFAISDRGAVSIQRPLDRETQDRHHIQILAIDDGSPARTATATLTVIVKDVNDNAPTFAQDYKPTLPENVSGKKILEVAAKDPDDRLRGNGGPFTFRLDPLASDEIRAGFKVEYDRRGDNGNGVAIISSLRPFDREVQKSYAIPIEIKDNGAPAMTGTSTLTVTIGDVNDNKMQPGSKSVLVYNYQGQSQDTPIGRVYVNDPDDWDVPDKKYYWEVQEHQRFKLDTDTGILTMRAGTRRGRYQLRFKVYDREHGQEDIPANLSVTVRDITAEAVQQAGSMRLSHITDEDFVRTWNPVKNQVEPSKLERFRNKLAELLYTDRDNVDVFSVQLKEGSPYPLTDVHFAARSATQQPYFKAVRLNGVVQMHREEIEKDVGLNITMVNINECLHEGKGKCGSNSCTSKVELGKKPYTVSVNRTALVGVRLDISAQCVCRARNFTHQDHNCRTHLCYNGGRCVETRNGPKCVACPVGYNGPRCQQSTRSFRGNGWAWYPPLQLCQESHLSLEFITRVADGLILYNGPIVPPKSEETVISDFIALELEQGYPRLLIDFGSGTLELRVKTKKTLDDGVWHRLDIFWDSENVRMVVDFCRTALVSEMEDGTPPEFDDNACQARGQIPPFAESLNLNQPLQLGGLYRQHFDQTLYNWQYAFSSKGFDGCIRNVIHNSEHYDLAFPALARNSFPACPQTDEVCLKTEHTARCWEHGNCVASLVQAKCHCQPGWMGPGCNVPTIPTTFKAQSYVKFALSFEPDRFSTQLQLRFRTREQGGELFRVSDQHHREYAILELRRGHLQFRYNLNSMRNEEQLLTLTAIAVNDGQWHVIRISRYGSAALMELDGGESRRYNESFHFTGHQWLSIDKQEGVYAGGKAEYTGIKTFEVQSDFQRSCLDDIRLDGKHLPLPPAMNGTQWGQATMARNLERNCPSNRPCSNVICPDPFDCVDLWNEYECTCSEGRIMSSDTKGCVDRNECLDLPCLNGATCINLEPRLRYRCICPEGYWGENCELVQEGQRLKLSMGALGAIFVCLIIILILALIFVLYSRKRKTTKKKKRSGPEKDVRETVISYEDEGGGEDDMTAFDITPLQIPISAQGGPPDIAACKMPIIYPVMTLLPPGQELNVAYLMEERKQRIDKDNNAPPFDDLRNFTFEGSGSIAESLSSLASGTDDENQDFNYLQNWGPRFNALAAMYVHDKAKASSQLPSDGGGGSGDGPGASSSSPLGGGGAGGGSGIPGNVLAVVATGSGAGPGGGGGSSGLMPLPEVDKVVL; encoded by the exons ATGGTCGATCCATTAAAAATCTTTTGGGTTTTGACAAATAGCACCTATTTGG TTACAAAATTTGTACGCATTGGTATTGCCGACAAAAACGATTCACCGCCGTATTTCGATAGATTTCTGTACGAGACTGAAATCGATGAAAATGCCGATTTGCAGAGCACTGTCCTCACTGTCAACGCCAAGGATCACAATGAGT CGACGAATATTCGATACCAGATCACAGGCGGTAACATAGGCAATGCATTTGCCGTACAGAACACCACCGGTGTCATTTACGTGGCAAGTCCACTTGACTACGAAACGAGGCCAAGG TACGAACTGCGCCTGGAGGCAACTCGTAATCGCAAAAATAACTACACCACCGTTGTGATCAACGTTCGCGATGTCAACGATAATCCACCGGTATTCGATCGTCAAACATATCGTACACAAATCACTGAGGAAGACGATCGCAATCTGCCCAAACGCATTCTGCAG GTCACAGCCACCGATGGCGATGTAGATAGaccaataaatattgtatatttccTGACTGGCCAGGGCATCGACCCCGATAATCCAGCGAATAGTAAATTTGATATAAATCGCACGACGGGCGATATTTTTGTTCTCAAG CCCCTGGACCGAGATCAGCCCAATGGGAGGCCACAGTGGCGCTTCACAGTATTTGCCCAGGACGAGGGCGGCGAGGGGCTGGTAGGCTATGCGGACATCCAGGTGAACCTAAAGGACATCAACGACAATGCGCCGCAGTTTCCGCAGGGCATCTACTTTGGTAACGTGACCGAGAACGGCACCGCCGGCAGTTCGGTGATGACCATGGCCGCCGTCGACTACGACGATCCCAACGAGAGCACCAATGCCAAGCTAATCTACTCGATTGAGAAGAACGTCATCGAGGAGGAGACGGGGGCGCCCATCTTTGAAATCGAGCCGGAGACGGGACTCATCAAAACGGCTGTCTGTTGTCTGGACAGGGAGCGAACGCCCGACTACTCGATTCAGGTGGTGGCCATGGATGGCGGTGGACTTAAAG GTACTGGCACCGCCTCCATTCGCGTCAAGGACCTCAACGACATGCCGCCGCAGTTCACCAAGGACGAGTGGGTTACGGAGGTGGACGAAACGAATGGCACTTACATCCCAGAGACGCCCATTCTCACGGTGACGGTTCAGGATGAGGACGAAACGAACACGTTCCAATACAAGGTGGTGCCAAACAGTGGTTTCGGGGCGGATAAATTTGCGATGGTTCGCAATGGCGATGGAACGGGCTCGTTGAAAATCATTCAGCCCTTGGACTACGAGGATCCGCTGCAAAGTAGTGGATTCCGGTTCCGCATCCAGGTCAATGATAAAGGCGACGATGGACCCGGTGGAAGTGACAAGTACCACGTAGCCTATTCCTGGGTGGTGGTGAAGCTGCGAGATATTAACGATAATGTGCCAAAATTCGATAGGGAGCACATAGAGGTATCCATCTATGAGGATACGAAAGTGGGAACGATTCTCGAGCAATTTAAGGCCACGGATGCCGACCAGGGCGGTCACTCCAAAGTCGCATACAAAATAGTTCGTTCCACAAATCGCAAGAGACAATTTGCCATTAGTGATAGAGGAGCAGTGAGCATACAAAGACCTCTGGATCGGGAAACTCAGGATCGACACCATATTCAGATTTTAGCCATTGACGATGGCAGTCCTGCTCGAACTGCAACCGCAACTCTAACCGTGATAGTCAAGGATGTCAATGATAATGCGCCGACATTTGCCCAGGACTATAAGCCCACTTTACCAGAGAATGTGTCTGGTAAAAAAATTCTTGAGGTGGCAGCCAAGGACCCTGATGATCGACTAAGGGGAAATGGAGGACCCTTTACATTTCGATTGGATCCTTTGGCCAGCGATGAAATAAGAGCGGGCTTTAAAGTGGAGTATGACCGAA GAGGTGACAATGGAAACGGGGTGGCCATCATCTCATCCCTTCGTCCCTTTGATCGCGAGGTGCAAAAGAGCTATGCCATTCCCATCGAGATCAAGGATAATGGAGCTCCCGCTATGACGGGCACCAGTACTCTAACCGTTACCATCGGCGATgtaaatgataataaaatgCAGCCCGGCAGCAAATCCGTGTTGGTATACAACTACCAAGGACAATCACAGGATACGCCGATTGGCAGGGTCTATGTCAATGATCCCGATGACTGGGATGTGCCGGATAAGAAGTACTACTGGGAGGTTCAGGAGCACCAAAGATTTAAGCTGGATACGGATACTGGAATTCTAACCATGAGAGCGGGAACGAGAAGAGGTCGCTATCAGTTGCGTTTCAAGGTCTACGATCGTGAGCATGGTCAGGAGGATATTCCTGCCAATCTCAGCGTTACAGTGCGCGACATTACAGCAGAGGCCGTTCAGCAGGCGGGTTCCATGAGATTGTCGCACATAACCGATGAGGATTTCGTTAGAACTTGGAACCCGGTTAAGAATCAAGTAGAGCCCTCCAAGCTGGAGAGATTTCGCAACAAGCTGGCCGAATTGCTGTACACCGATAGAGACAATGTCGACGTGTTCAGTGTGCAACTCAAGGAAGGTTCACCTTATCCTCTAACCGATGTTCACTTTGCAGCTCGATCTGCAACTCAGCAACCATATTTCAAAGCAGTCCGCCTGAATGGCGTGGTGCAAATGCATCGTGAGGAGATTGAAAAAGACGTAGGCCTGAACATAACCATGGTCAATATAAATGAGTGCTTGCATGAAGGTAAAGGGAAGTGCGGCTCCAATTCCTGTACCTCCAAAGTGGAGTTGGGCAAAAAACCGTATACGGTTAGTGTAAACCGCACTGCTTTGGTGGGCGTTCGTTTGGACATCAGTGCTCAATGCGTTTGCCGGGCGAGGAACTTCACCCACCAGGATCACAATTGCAGGACCCACCTTTGTTATAATGGCGGTCGGTGCGTGGAAACCCGAAATGGTCCGAAATGCGTGGCCTGTCCGGTGGGCTACAATGGCCCGCGATGTCAGCAATCCACGAGAAGTTTTCGCGGCAATGGCTGGGCCTGGTATCCTCCATTACAACTCTGCCAGGAATCGCATCTCAGTTTGGAGTTCATCACTCGCGTTGCCGACGGCTTGATACTCTACAATGGACCCATTGTCCCACCAAAGTCCGAGGAAACCGTGATCAGCGACTTTATAGCTCTCGAACTGGAGCAGGGCTATCCGCGGCTACTCATTGACTTCGGCTCGGGAACTTTGGAGCTGAGGGTGAAGACCAAGAAAACCCTGGATGATGGTGTCTGGCATCGGTTGGATATTTTTTGGGACTCCGAAAATGTCCGGATGGTTGTGGACTTTTGTCGCACTGCCTTGGTGTCCGAAATGGAGGACGGCACTCCGCCGGAATTCGATGATAACGCCTGCCAGGCGAGAGGACAAATTCCGCCCTTCGCTGAGTCCCTAAATCTGAATCAACCCCTTCAGTTGGGCGGACTCTATAGACAGCACTTCGATCAAACCCTGTACAATTGGCAGTATGCCTTCAGCTCCAAGGGCTTTGATGGTTGTATACGCAACGTTATACACAACTCAGAGCACTATGATTTGGCTTTTCCGGCTTTGGCCAGGAATAGTTTTCCCGCCTGTCCGCAGACCGACGAAGTTTGCCTGAAAACCGAGCACACAGCTCGTTGTTGGGAGCATGGAAACTGTGTGGCGAGTTTGGTTCAGGCCAAGTGCCATTGCCAGCCGGGTTGGATGGGTCCTGGCTGTAATGTACCCACCATTCCTACGACTTTCAAGGCCCAGAGCTATGTGAAATTCGCCCTCAGCTTTGAGCCCGACAGATTTTCCACCCAGTTGCAGCTGAGATTTCGAACTCGAGAGCAGGGAGGCGAACTTTTCCGGGTTAGTGATCAACACCACAGGGAGTACGCCATCCTGGAACTTCGGAGGGGCCACCTGCAGTTCCGCTATAATCTGAACTCCATGAGAaacgaggagcagctgctgacCCTAACCGCAATCGCAGTGAACGATGGCCAGTGGCATGTGATTCGCATTAGTCGATATGGATCGGCAGCTCTAATGGAACTGGATGGCGGGGAGTCGCGGCGCTACAACGAGTCCTTTCACTTCACAGGGCATCAGTGGCTGAGCATCGACAAGCAGGAGGGTGTTTATGCGGGCGGCAAGGCCGAGTATACGGGAATCAAGACCTTTGAGGTGCAGTCCGATTTCCAGAGAAGCTGCTTGGACGACATCAG GCTGGATGGAAAGCACTTGCCCCTGCCGCCCGCCATGAATGGCACCCAATGGGGCCAGGCGACGATGGCCCGCAACCTGGAGCGCAACTGCCCCTCGAACAGGCCGTGCTCGAATGTCATCTGCCCCGATCCCTTTGACTGCGTCGACTTGTGGAACGAATACGAGTGCAC TTGCAGCGAGGGTCGCATCATGTCCTCGGACACCAAGGGATGTGTGGACCGCAACGAGTGCCTGGACCTGCCCTGTCTGAACGGAGCCACCTGCATCAATCTGGAGCCCCGGCTCCGCTACCGATGCATTTGCCCGGAGGGCTACTGGGGCGAAAACTGCGAGCTGGTGCAGGAGGGACAGCGCCTGAAGCTGAGCATGGGCGCCCTGGGGGCCATATTCGTTTGCCTGATTATCATACTGA TTCTCGCACTGATCTTCGTGTTATATAGTCGCAAACGCAAGACgaccaagaagaagaagcgctCCGGACCCGAGAAGGATGTCCGCGAGACGGTAATCAGCTACGAGGACGAGGGCGGCGGCGAGGACGACATGACGGCCTTCGACATCACGCCCCTGCAAATACCAATCAGCGCACAGGGAGGACCGCCGGACATCGCCGCCTGCAAGATGCCCATAATCT